A single window of Mangifera indica cultivar Alphonso chromosome 18, CATAS_Mindica_2.1, whole genome shotgun sequence DNA harbors:
- the LOC123202393 gene encoding solute carrier family 40 member 2-like isoform X1 codes for MEREPLIVQEQPPLPSSLLTYLYVAYFLARWGARMWEFSVALYMISIWPDSLLFAAIYGAIESASTALFGSIIGQWVERLTYKKALRIWLVSQNLSFIIAGVSVIALLVFSTLKSTNFGAFILLLLLTDISGAVGALSTLAGTILIEREWVVVISESHAPEVLTKINSIIRRIDLICKLIAPVISGFIISFVSLKASAMALAIWTCTTVWLEFWLFMSVYNGIPALSERSQTKMTTTSLLTDPEESSSTSQETENLLSHGGDNRAITERSLRRKIADWLSNAPFIGAWRAYMQQTVVLPGVALALLYFTVLSFGTLMIAALEWEGIQAYVISIARGISATIGISATVVYPILQSRILTLRTGLWSIWSQWTCLLVCVASIWVPNGLLAAYMLMVGVAISRLGLWMFDLSVIQQMQDLVSESERCVVGGVQNSLQSTMDFMAYIMGIVISNPQDFWKLNLMSFLAVTLAAFLYSFHIYRIRKHLFHFEKFASVQMFIISRLGASQN; via the exons ATGGAGAGAGAACCACTCATTGTCCAAGAACAGCCTCCTCTTCCTTCATCTCTACTCACATATTTGTATGTTGCCTATTTCTTAGCCAGATGGGGCGccag AATGTGGGAATTCTCTGTCGCTTTGTATATGATTAGTATTTGGCCAGACTCTTTACTCTTTGCTGCTATTTATGGTGCCATTGAATCTGCCTCCACTGCATTGTTTGGTTCCATCATTGGCCAGTGGGTTGAGCGGTTGACCTATAAAAAG GCTCTCAGAATTTGGTTAGTGTCTCAGAATCTTTCCTTTATCATTGCTGGAGTTTCAGTGATTGCCTTACTGGTTTTCTCAACCTTGAAGTCCACAAATTTCGGAGCATTCATCTTACTGTTGTTACTAACTGACATCTCTGGAGCTGTTGGTGCGCTTTCTACTCTTGCTGGTACCATCCTGATTGAAAGAGAATG GGTGGTGGTAATATCAGAAAGCCATGCTCCAGAAGTTTTGACAAAGATAAATTCAATTATCAGACGGATTGATTTAATCTGCAAGTTAATAGCTCCTGTTATAAGTGGCTTCATTATCAGCTTTGTATCACTAAAGGCATCTGCAATGGCTTTGGCCATATGGACTTGTACAACTGTTTGGTTGGAATTTTGGCTTTTTATGTCTGTTTATAATGGCATTCCAGCTTTAAGCGAAAGAAGCCAAACGAAGATGACAACTACAAGTTTGCTGACTGATCCAGAAGAGAGCAGCTCCACTTCTCAGGAAACAGAAAACTTACTTTCTCATGGTGGAGATAATAGAGCAATCACAGAAAGAAGCTTGAGAAGGAAAATAGCTGATTGGCTTTCAAATGCCCCTTTCATTGGGGCATGGAGAGCCTATATGCAGCAAACTGTTGTACTCCCTGGAGTTGCTCTAGCTTTGCTGTATTTCACAGTCCTCAG CTTTGGAACATTGATGATTGCTGCATTAGAGTGGGAAGGTATACAGGCATATGTTATTTCAATAGCACGTGGAATAAGCGCAACAATTGGAATAAGTGCAACTGTTGTGTACCCAATTCTACAATCGCGTATTTTAACACTCAGAACAGGGCTGTGGTCGATTTGGTCTCAG TGGACATGCCTTTTAGTATGTGTTGCTTCAATATGGGTTCCAAATGGCCTTTTGGCAGCATATATGCTAATGGTTGGAGTGGCAATTTCTCGGCTTGGCTTATGGATGTTTGATTTATCTGTCATTCAGCAAATGCAG GATCTTGTTTCTGAGTCTGAGCGATGTGTTGTCGGAGGAGTCCAAAACTCCCTTCAGTCTACTATGGATTTTATGGCTTATATTATGGGAATTGTCATCTCCAATCCACAG GATTTCTGGAAGTTGAATTTAATGTCATTTCTGGCAGTAACGTTGGCTGCATTCCTCTACAGTTTCCATATATACCGCATCAGGAAGCACCTCtttcattttgaaaagtttGCATCAGTTCAGATGTTTATCATATCTCGCTTAGGTGCAAGTCAGAATTAA
- the LOC123201415 gene encoding uncharacterized protein LOC123201415, giving the protein MGKSLPNNKTSLHQLTKTASQLLSKTSTKQTKPTPTIRHKNINNNFKDMESTSDPNIINKADENTRVPLSEVVSDCVKRWFKDTLKEAKAGDINMQVLVGQMYFSGYGVARDAHKGRVWMTRASRTRAAVWKVSYKHPGYNASDSDSDELNGES; this is encoded by the exons atggGAAAATCGCTCCCCAATAACAAAACCAGTCTACACCAGCTTACAAAGACAGCATCACAACTCCTGAGCAAAACTTCAACAAAACAAACGAAGCCCACTCCCACAATTCGGCACAAGAACATCAACAACAACTTCAAGGACATGGAGAGCACCAGCGACCCGAATATCATCAACAAGGCTGATGAGAACACCCGCGTGCCGCTATCGGAAGTCGTTTCCGATTGCGTCAAGCGGTGGTTTAAAGACACGCTGAAAGAAGCAAAAGCCGGTGACATCAACATGCAGGTTTTGGTGGGCCAGATGTATTTTAGCGGTTACGGTGTTGCAAGAGACGCTCACAAG GGAAGAGTGTGGATGACAAGAGCATCGAGGACTCGAGCGGCGGTTTGGAAAGTTAGTTATAAGCATCCAG GTTATAATGCGAGTGATTCAGATTCAGATGAATTGAATGGAGAATCTTAG
- the LOC123202393 gene encoding solute carrier family 40 member 2-like isoform X3 yields the protein MWEFSVALYMISIWPDSLLFAAIYGAIESASTALFGSIIGQWVERLTYKKALRIWLVSQNLSFIIAGVSVIALLVFSTLKSTNFGAFILLLLLTDISGAVGALSTLAGTILIEREWVVVISESHAPEVLTKINSIIRRIDLICKLIAPVISGFIISFVSLKASAMALAIWTCTTVWLEFWLFMSVYNGIPALSERSQTKMTTTSLLTDPEESSSTSQETENLLSHGGDNRAITERSLRRKIADWLSNAPFIGAWRAYMQQTVVLPGVALALLYFTVLSFGTLMIAALEWEGIQAYVISIARGISATIGISATVVYPILQSRILTLRTGLWSIWSQWTCLLVCVASIWVPNGLLAAYMLMVGVAISRLGLWMFDLSVIQQMQDLVSESERCVVGGVQNSLQSTMDFMAYIMGIVISNPQDFWKLNLMSFLAVTLAAFLYSFHIYRIRKHLFHFEKFASVQMFIISRLGASQN from the exons ATGTGGGAATTCTCTGTCGCTTTGTATATGATTAGTATTTGGCCAGACTCTTTACTCTTTGCTGCTATTTATGGTGCCATTGAATCTGCCTCCACTGCATTGTTTGGTTCCATCATTGGCCAGTGGGTTGAGCGGTTGACCTATAAAAAG GCTCTCAGAATTTGGTTAGTGTCTCAGAATCTTTCCTTTATCATTGCTGGAGTTTCAGTGATTGCCTTACTGGTTTTCTCAACCTTGAAGTCCACAAATTTCGGAGCATTCATCTTACTGTTGTTACTAACTGACATCTCTGGAGCTGTTGGTGCGCTTTCTACTCTTGCTGGTACCATCCTGATTGAAAGAGAATG GGTGGTGGTAATATCAGAAAGCCATGCTCCAGAAGTTTTGACAAAGATAAATTCAATTATCAGACGGATTGATTTAATCTGCAAGTTAATAGCTCCTGTTATAAGTGGCTTCATTATCAGCTTTGTATCACTAAAGGCATCTGCAATGGCTTTGGCCATATGGACTTGTACAACTGTTTGGTTGGAATTTTGGCTTTTTATGTCTGTTTATAATGGCATTCCAGCTTTAAGCGAAAGAAGCCAAACGAAGATGACAACTACAAGTTTGCTGACTGATCCAGAAGAGAGCAGCTCCACTTCTCAGGAAACAGAAAACTTACTTTCTCATGGTGGAGATAATAGAGCAATCACAGAAAGAAGCTTGAGAAGGAAAATAGCTGATTGGCTTTCAAATGCCCCTTTCATTGGGGCATGGAGAGCCTATATGCAGCAAACTGTTGTACTCCCTGGAGTTGCTCTAGCTTTGCTGTATTTCACAGTCCTCAG CTTTGGAACATTGATGATTGCTGCATTAGAGTGGGAAGGTATACAGGCATATGTTATTTCAATAGCACGTGGAATAAGCGCAACAATTGGAATAAGTGCAACTGTTGTGTACCCAATTCTACAATCGCGTATTTTAACACTCAGAACAGGGCTGTGGTCGATTTGGTCTCAG TGGACATGCCTTTTAGTATGTGTTGCTTCAATATGGGTTCCAAATGGCCTTTTGGCAGCATATATGCTAATGGTTGGAGTGGCAATTTCTCGGCTTGGCTTATGGATGTTTGATTTATCTGTCATTCAGCAAATGCAG GATCTTGTTTCTGAGTCTGAGCGATGTGTTGTCGGAGGAGTCCAAAACTCCCTTCAGTCTACTATGGATTTTATGGCTTATATTATGGGAATTGTCATCTCCAATCCACAG GATTTCTGGAAGTTGAATTTAATGTCATTTCTGGCAGTAACGTTGGCTGCATTCCTCTACAGTTTCCATATATACCGCATCAGGAAGCACCTCtttcattttgaaaagtttGCATCAGTTCAGATGTTTATCATATCTCGCTTAGGTGCAAGTCAGAATTAA
- the LOC123202393 gene encoding solute carrier family 40 member 2-like isoform X2, producing MEREPLIVQEQPPLPSSLLTYLYVAYFLARWGARMWEFSVALYMISIWPDSLLFAAIYGAIESASTALFGSIIGQWVERLTYKKALRIWLVSQNLSFIIAGVSVIALLVFSTLKSTNFGAFILLLLLTDISGAVGALSTLAGTILIEREWVVVISESHAPEVLTKINSIIRRIDLICKLIAPVISGFIISFVSLKASAMALAIWTCTTVWLEFWLFMSVYNGIPALSERSQTKMTTTSLLTDPEESSSTSQETENLLSHGGDNRAITERSLRRKIADWLSNAPFIGAWRAYMQQTVVLPGVALALLYFTVLSFGTLMIAALEWEGIQAYVISIARGISATIGISATVVYPILQSRILTLRTGLWSIWSQWTCLLVCVASIWVPNGLLAAYMLMVGVAISRLGLWMFDLSVIQQMQDLVSESERCVVGGVQNSLQSTMDFMAYIMGIVISNPQGLAQIQNVQFKQTRASMRLLEKLLESIT from the exons ATGGAGAGAGAACCACTCATTGTCCAAGAACAGCCTCCTCTTCCTTCATCTCTACTCACATATTTGTATGTTGCCTATTTCTTAGCCAGATGGGGCGccag AATGTGGGAATTCTCTGTCGCTTTGTATATGATTAGTATTTGGCCAGACTCTTTACTCTTTGCTGCTATTTATGGTGCCATTGAATCTGCCTCCACTGCATTGTTTGGTTCCATCATTGGCCAGTGGGTTGAGCGGTTGACCTATAAAAAG GCTCTCAGAATTTGGTTAGTGTCTCAGAATCTTTCCTTTATCATTGCTGGAGTTTCAGTGATTGCCTTACTGGTTTTCTCAACCTTGAAGTCCACAAATTTCGGAGCATTCATCTTACTGTTGTTACTAACTGACATCTCTGGAGCTGTTGGTGCGCTTTCTACTCTTGCTGGTACCATCCTGATTGAAAGAGAATG GGTGGTGGTAATATCAGAAAGCCATGCTCCAGAAGTTTTGACAAAGATAAATTCAATTATCAGACGGATTGATTTAATCTGCAAGTTAATAGCTCCTGTTATAAGTGGCTTCATTATCAGCTTTGTATCACTAAAGGCATCTGCAATGGCTTTGGCCATATGGACTTGTACAACTGTTTGGTTGGAATTTTGGCTTTTTATGTCTGTTTATAATGGCATTCCAGCTTTAAGCGAAAGAAGCCAAACGAAGATGACAACTACAAGTTTGCTGACTGATCCAGAAGAGAGCAGCTCCACTTCTCAGGAAACAGAAAACTTACTTTCTCATGGTGGAGATAATAGAGCAATCACAGAAAGAAGCTTGAGAAGGAAAATAGCTGATTGGCTTTCAAATGCCCCTTTCATTGGGGCATGGAGAGCCTATATGCAGCAAACTGTTGTACTCCCTGGAGTTGCTCTAGCTTTGCTGTATTTCACAGTCCTCAG CTTTGGAACATTGATGATTGCTGCATTAGAGTGGGAAGGTATACAGGCATATGTTATTTCAATAGCACGTGGAATAAGCGCAACAATTGGAATAAGTGCAACTGTTGTGTACCCAATTCTACAATCGCGTATTTTAACACTCAGAACAGGGCTGTGGTCGATTTGGTCTCAG TGGACATGCCTTTTAGTATGTGTTGCTTCAATATGGGTTCCAAATGGCCTTTTGGCAGCATATATGCTAATGGTTGGAGTGGCAATTTCTCGGCTTGGCTTATGGATGTTTGATTTATCTGTCATTCAGCAAATGCAG GATCTTGTTTCTGAGTCTGAGCGATGTGTTGTCGGAGGAGTCCAAAACTCCCTTCAGTCTACTATGGATTTTATGGCTTATATTATGGGAATTGTCATCTCCAATCCACAG GGGTTGGCCCAAATCCAGAATGTCCAGTTCAAACAAACTCGAGCTAGCATGAGGTTGTTGGAAAAGCTTTTGGAAAGCATCACATAA